In Vibrio hippocampi, a single genomic region encodes these proteins:
- a CDS encoding DUF3461 family protein — MYPNLTGLGITDPKQIERYSLRQEAHKDVLKIYFHKQKGELFAKSVKFKYPRQMKNVRDNSSSQTYKQVTEINRNLTLVIDELNLITKPITSTETDIKQKILSDLKHLEKVVTCKIAEIEADLEKLK; from the coding sequence ATGTATCCAAACCTCACGGGTCTAGGAATCACAGATCCTAAACAAATTGAGCGTTACTCATTAAGACAAGAAGCGCACAAGGATGTGCTAAAAATCTACTTCCACAAACAAAAAGGCGAATTGTTCGCTAAAAGCGTTAAATTTAAGTATCCGCGCCAGATGAAAAACGTGCGCGACAATAGCAGCAGCCAAACCTATAAACAGGTCACCGAAATTAACCGCAACCTGACTCTGGTTATTGATGAGCTTAACCTAATCACTAAACCCATTACATCGACAGAAACCGATATCAAGCAGAAAATTCTCTCGGATCTAAAACATCTCGAAAAAGTGGTGACGTGTAAAATTGCAGAAATAGAAGCGGATTTAGAAAAGCTAAAATAA
- a CDS encoding isoprenyl transferase: protein MPNSQIVTDSLPKHIAIIMDGNGRWAKSQGKPRVFGHKKGVDAVRKTIRAAAKLHIPAITLFAFSSENWRRPEEEVGVLMELFITVLSSEVKKLHKNNLKLQVIGDTTRFNDKLQKKISEAEQLTAGNTGTVINIAANYGGKWDIVQATQKLANLVENGELRSSDITEDMLGRFVTMSDLPDVDLMIRTSGECRISNFMLWQMAYAEMYFTEQYWPEFDEDSFAEAITWYVNRERRFGCTGEQVKALMEAD, encoded by the coding sequence ATGCCAAACTCTCAGATAGTCACAGATTCACTCCCCAAGCATATTGCAATCATCATGGATGGCAATGGGCGTTGGGCAAAATCTCAAGGTAAACCACGCGTATTCGGGCATAAAAAAGGTGTTGATGCTGTTCGTAAAACCATCAGAGCAGCGGCAAAACTCCACATTCCTGCGATCACCTTGTTTGCATTCAGCAGTGAAAATTGGCGTCGACCTGAAGAAGAGGTGGGTGTTTTAATGGAGCTCTTTATCACTGTTTTGTCGAGCGAAGTTAAAAAACTGCATAAAAACAATCTCAAGCTGCAAGTCATTGGCGATACCACGCGCTTCAACGACAAGTTACAGAAAAAAATCTCTGAAGCAGAACAACTGACCGCCGGCAATACAGGAACGGTGATCAACATTGCTGCGAACTATGGCGGCAAATGGGATATTGTCCAAGCCACTCAGAAACTGGCTAACTTGGTTGAGAATGGGGAATTGAGATCGTCCGATATCACCGAAGATATGTTAGGTCGCTTTGTGACGATGTCTGATTTACCCGATGTTGATCTGATGATTCGCACTAGTGGCGAGTGCCGAATCAGCAACTTTATGCTTTGGCAAATGGCGTATGCCGAAATGTACTTTACTGAGCAGTATTGGCCTGAATTCGACGAAGACAGTTTTGCCGAGGCGATTACTTGGTATGTGAATCGCGAAAGGCGCTTTGGTTGCACCGGAGAGCAAGTAAAAGCATTAATGGAAGCCGACTAA
- a CDS encoding phosphatidate cytidylyltransferase, translating into MKQRIITALILAPLVVWGIFSLPLTWFLLALAGITLVGAWEWTQFTLNQSRITALIPITVVTVASLVFIPTDVVTLNQINATHLSILGIGTGWWLFASALTLTYPKSSAIWQHSNFLRHLFGVLTLLPFLWSILILRGHEYPIDSFYGAKLVLFVCLIVWAADSGAYFAGKSLGKHKMAPKVSPNKTIEGLIGGIVTALIVAWGSSELLDIRFSSFASMMVITLATVVISVLGDLVESMFKRVSAIKDSSNIIPGHGGILDRVDSLTAAFPIFALLYFTL; encoded by the coding sequence TTGAAGCAACGAATTATTACTGCCTTGATACTAGCGCCGCTAGTTGTTTGGGGCATTTTCTCTCTGCCATTAACTTGGTTTCTGTTAGCCCTTGCCGGTATCACGTTAGTGGGTGCTTGGGAATGGACACAGTTCACTCTTAATCAATCTCGCATAACCGCCTTGATACCGATCACGGTTGTTACGGTGGCTTCCTTGGTCTTTATTCCAACGGATGTTGTCACCCTCAACCAAATTAATGCCACTCACCTGAGTATCCTTGGTATCGGCACCGGATGGTGGTTATTTGCCAGCGCATTAACGCTCACCTATCCCAAGTCGAGCGCCATTTGGCAACACTCTAACTTCTTACGTCACTTGTTTGGTGTGCTGACCTTGCTGCCATTTTTGTGGAGTATTTTGATCTTACGGGGTCATGAATACCCTATTGATAGTTTCTACGGCGCTAAATTGGTGCTCTTTGTCTGTTTGATTGTTTGGGCTGCAGACAGCGGCGCTTACTTTGCAGGTAAAAGTTTAGGTAAACATAAGATGGCACCTAAGGTGAGCCCGAATAAAACCATTGAGGGTTTGATTGGTGGCATAGTGACAGCACTTATTGTCGCTTGGGGTAGCTCGGAGTTGCTTGATATTAGGTTCTCTAGCTTTGCTAGCATGATGGTAATTACATTGGCGACGGTTGTGATCTCAGTTTTAGGTGACTTGGTTGAGAGTATGTTTAAGCGTGTGTCGGCAATTAAAGACAGTAGCAACATCATTCCCGGTCATGGCGGCATTTTAGACCGTGTTGACAGCTTAACCGCGGCATTTCCGATTTTCGCACTGCTGTATTTTACACTGTGA
- the tsf gene encoding translation elongation factor Ts — translation MAVTAALVKELRERTGAGMMECKKALVETNGDVEVAIENMRKSGAAKAAKKAGNIAAEGAIIIKEENGVAVLLEVNCQTDFVAKDANFTAFADKVADDALATKATVEELVAKFEDERVTLVAKIGENINIRRVQYVEGAAIASYRHGEKIGVVVAGEGDAETLKHVAMHVAASRPDYVNPEDVPADVVEKEKAVQVEIAMNEGKPAEIAEKMVVGRMKKFTGEVSLTGQAFVMEPKKTVGEILKERNASVSTFVRLEVGEGIDKGEQMSFADEVAAAQKG, via the coding sequence ATGGCTGTTACTGCTGCTCTAGTTAAAGAACTGCGCGAACGCACTGGCGCAGGCATGATGGAATGTAAGAAAGCGCTTGTTGAAACTAACGGTGACGTTGAAGTAGCAATCGAAAACATGCGTAAGTCTGGCGCTGCTAAAGCTGCTAAGAAAGCAGGTAACATTGCTGCTGAAGGCGCAATCATCATCAAAGAAGAAAACGGCGTGGCTGTTCTTCTTGAAGTTAACTGCCAAACAGACTTCGTTGCTAAAGATGCTAACTTCACAGCATTTGCTGACAAAGTAGCTGACGATGCACTAGCAACTAAAGCGACTGTTGAAGAGCTAGTTGCTAAGTTTGAAGACGAGCGTGTTACGCTTGTTGCTAAGATCGGCGAAAACATCAACATCCGTCGCGTACAGTACGTTGAAGGTGCTGCTATTGCTTCTTACCGCCACGGCGAGAAAATCGGTGTAGTTGTTGCTGGTGAAGGCGACGCTGAAACTCTTAAGCACGTTGCAATGCACGTAGCGGCTTCTCGTCCAGATTACGTTAACCCAGAAGACGTACCTGCAGACGTAGTTGAAAAAGAGAAAGCTGTTCAAGTTGAAATCGCTATGAACGAAGGCAAACCAGCAGAAATCGCAGAGAAGATGGTTGTTGGTCGCATGAAGAAGTTCACTGGCGAAGTTTCTCTAACAGGTCAAGCGTTCGTAATGGAACCTAAGAAAACTGTTGGCGAAATCCTAAAAGAGCGTAACGCTTCTGTATCTACCTTTGTTCGCCTAGAAGTTGGTGAAGGTATTGATAAAGGCGAGCAAATGAGCTTCGCTGATGAAGTAGCTGCAGCTCAAAAAGGTTAA
- the frr gene encoding ribosome recycling factor encodes MINEIKKDAQERMEKSVEALKNNLSKVRTGRAHPSLLQGISVEYYGAPTPLNQVANVIAEDARTLAITVFDKELTQKVEKAIMMSDLGLNPMSAGTVIRVPLPPLTEERRKDLVKIVRGEAEGGRVAIRNIRRDANGDLKALLKDKEISEDEDRKAQDEIQKLTDIAVKNVDEVLAAKEKELMEV; translated from the coding sequence GTGATTAACGAAATCAAAAAAGACGCTCAAGAGCGTATGGAAAAAAGTGTTGAAGCACTAAAGAATAACCTGTCTAAAGTACGTACAGGTCGTGCTCACCCAAGCCTTCTTCAAGGTATCTCAGTAGAATATTATGGCGCACCAACACCTCTTAACCAAGTTGCTAACGTTATTGCCGAAGATGCTCGTACACTGGCGATCACAGTATTCGATAAAGAACTGACACAAAAAGTAGAAAAAGCGATCATGATGTCAGATTTAGGTCTCAACCCTATGTCTGCAGGTACCGTTATTCGCGTACCACTTCCACCGTTAACGGAAGAGCGTCGTAAAGATCTAGTGAAAATCGTTCGTGGCGAAGCTGAAGGTGGTCGTGTTGCTATCCGTAACATCCGCCGTGACGCGAATGGCGATCTAAAAGCACTACTGAAAGACAAAGAAATCTCTGAAGATGAAGATCGTAAAGCACAAGACGAGATTCAAAAGCTTACTGATATCGCTGTGAAAAACGTAGACGAAGTTCTAGCAGCAAAAGAAAAAGAGTTGATGGAAGTTTAA
- the map gene encoding type I methionyl aminopeptidase — protein MSIKIKTEAEIERMRIAGKLAAELLEMIEPYVKEGVTTEALDKICADYTREKGAYSAPLDYHGFPKSICTSINHIVCHGIPASEDAMGTTGKLKPAVLKSGDIVNVDVTVIIPNDDNADLDTRPEGYHGDTSKMFLIGDVAPNDKRLCMVAQEALYIGMKTVKPGSTVGDIGTAIEKYIKLNNKKDPRAKFSIVKDFCGHGIGAEFHEEPQVVHYKNNDRRVLKEGMVFTIEPMINAGKFGCSIDTEDDWTVYTGDGKNSAQWEHTIVVTKTGCEVLTLRSDDTVPRHMNNL, from the coding sequence ATGTCTATCAAAATCAAAACTGAAGCTGAAATCGAAAGAATGCGCATTGCCGGTAAGCTAGCGGCTGAACTGCTAGAAATGATCGAACCTTACGTAAAAGAAGGGGTCACTACCGAAGCGCTTGATAAGATCTGTGCCGACTACACTCGTGAAAAAGGCGCTTACTCAGCGCCATTGGATTACCATGGTTTTCCAAAATCTATCTGTACTTCAATCAACCACATCGTTTGTCACGGCATCCCAGCCAGCGAAGACGCGATGGGTACAACGGGTAAGCTAAAACCGGCTGTATTGAAAAGCGGCGATATCGTTAACGTTGACGTAACGGTCATTATTCCTAACGACGACAATGCCGATCTCGACACTCGCCCAGAAGGCTACCACGGTGACACCTCTAAGATGTTCCTGATTGGCGACGTTGCTCCGAATGACAAACGTCTCTGTATGGTGGCACAGGAAGCACTGTATATCGGTATGAAAACTGTTAAGCCGGGTTCGACCGTCGGTGATATCGGCACCGCAATCGAGAAGTACATCAAGCTGAACAACAAAAAAGATCCTCGCGCTAAATTCTCTATCGTCAAAGACTTCTGTGGTCATGGTATCGGCGCTGAATTCCATGAAGAACCGCAAGTGGTTCACTACAAAAACAACGACCGTCGTGTATTGAAAGAAGGCATGGTGTTTACCATTGAGCCAATGATTAACGCCGGTAAATTTGGCTGTAGCATCGATACTGAGGATGATTGGACCGTTTATACCGGTGACGGCAAAAACTCTGCACAGTGGGAACACACGATTGTGGTCACTAAAACAGGTTGTGAAGTTTTGACTCTGCGTAGCGATGACACGGTTCCTCGCCACATGAACAACCTGTAA
- the rpsB gene encoding 30S ribosomal protein S2 codes for MATVSMRDMLKAGVHFGHQTRYWNPKMKPFIFGARNRVHIINLEKTVPMFNDALAELAKIGEKKGKVLFVGTKRAASEAVKEAAINSDQFYVNNRWLGGMLTNYKTVRQSIKRLKDFEAQAQDGTFEKLTKKEALMRTREMEKLEKSLGGIKNMGGLPDALFVIDADHEHIAIKEANNLGIPVFAVVDTNSNPDGVDYVIPGNDDAIRAVQLYLNAVAETVKEGRNKDVAAVADKDGFVEEAE; via the coding sequence ATGGCAACTGTATCAATGCGCGACATGCTAAAAGCTGGTGTACACTTCGGTCACCAGACTCGTTACTGGAACCCAAAAATGAAGCCATTCATCTTTGGTGCTCGTAACCGTGTACATATCATCAACCTAGAAAAAACAGTACCAATGTTCAACGATGCACTAGCTGAGCTAGCTAAAATCGGTGAGAAAAAAGGTAAAGTTCTATTTGTTGGTACTAAACGCGCTGCATCTGAAGCTGTTAAAGAAGCTGCTATCAACAGCGACCAGTTCTACGTTAACAACCGCTGGTTAGGCGGTATGCTAACAAACTACAAAACTGTTCGTCAGTCAATCAAACGTCTAAAAGACTTTGAAGCTCAAGCTCAAGACGGTACTTTCGAGAAACTCACTAAGAAAGAAGCTCTAATGCGTACTCGCGAAATGGAGAAGCTAGAGAAATCTCTTGGTGGTATCAAGAACATGGGCGGTCTTCCAGACGCTCTATTCGTAATCGATGCTGATCACGAGCACATCGCAATCAAAGAAGCGAACAACCTAGGTATCCCAGTATTTGCTGTTGTTGATACTAACTCTAACCCAGACGGCGTTGACTACGTTATCCCAGGTAACGACGATGCTATCCGTGCAGTACAGCTATACCTAAACGCTGTTGCAGAAACGGTTAAAGAAGGTCGTAACAAAGACGTTGCAGCTGTAGCTGACAAAGACGGTTTCGTAGAAGAAGCTGAATAA
- the glnD gene encoding bifunctional uridylyltransferase/uridylyl-removing protein GlnD, which produces MTFQSPSLFADDQLTIAELKSQLDNFSEHQKSDFLNHHPIDELVMGRSDYIDQLLQRLWTSTGLSEHIGLSLVAVGGYGRGELHPLSDIDILVVSRKKSPQNLETTISEFITLLWDLRLEVGHAVRTIDECIEIGKADLTVATNLQEARLLAGSEDTFTSLKQQIDAKEFWSSEDFYRAKLEEQRARHAKYHDTTYNLEPDIKSTPGGLRDIHTLSWVARRHFGATSLLEMSRYGFLTDAEYRELVECQNYLWRVRFALHLQLRRYDNRLTFAHQANVAESLGFVGDGNVPVEMMMKEFYRTLRRVAELNKMLLKLFNQAIINKGKLEPAQILSDDFQRRGSLIEARKPALFQARPETILDMFIHIANDSSIEGVSPATLRQLRTARRRLNKFLHTIPEAREKFMQLVRHPNALHRTYRLMHKLGVFSSYLPQWSQIVGQMQFDLFHVYTVDEHSVRLLNHIYSFSLEENHSKHPICCEVFPKMQKKELLILAAIFHDIGKGRGGDHSEIGAVEAYDFCIEHGLSKPEANLVSWLVQNHLLMSVTAQRRDIYDPDVIAEFAKKVRDEEYLEFLVCLTVADICATNPELWNSWKRTLLAELFYSTQRVLRRGLENPVDVRDRIRHNQQLSSALLRKQGFSAREIEVLWQRFKADYFLRHTHKQIAWHCEHILNTDAPNKPLVLMSKNATRGGTEVFVYSPDQPALFANVVSELDRRNFNVHDAQIMTSKDGFVLDTFMVLDHNGQAIAVDRHEEIIEQLVQLLEQNKARKIRARRAPRVLKHFNVKTKVDFLPTKGKKRTLMELVALDAPGLLAKVGTTFAELDIHLHGAKITTIGERAEDLFILTSPTGGRLTEQEELELKQKLQDTISEQITS; this is translated from the coding sequence ATGACATTTCAAAGCCCAAGCCTCTTCGCTGACGACCAACTCACCATTGCTGAGCTTAAATCTCAGCTCGACAACTTTTCCGAACACCAGAAGAGTGATTTTCTTAATCATCACCCTATTGATGAGTTAGTCATGGGGCGCTCAGATTATATTGACCAATTACTGCAACGTTTATGGACTTCAACAGGGCTTAGCGAGCATATCGGACTGTCTCTTGTTGCGGTTGGCGGCTATGGACGGGGCGAACTGCATCCTCTGTCTGATATTGATATTCTTGTGGTATCGAGAAAAAAATCACCGCAAAACCTCGAAACCACCATCAGCGAGTTTATTACCTTACTTTGGGACCTAAGATTAGAAGTCGGTCACGCTGTTCGTACCATCGACGAGTGTATTGAGATTGGTAAAGCGGATCTCACGGTTGCCACCAATTTACAAGAAGCAAGACTGCTCGCAGGCAGTGAAGATACGTTTACCAGCTTGAAGCAACAAATCGATGCCAAGGAATTCTGGTCCTCTGAAGATTTTTATCGCGCTAAGCTTGAAGAGCAACGCGCTCGTCACGCGAAATACCACGATACCACCTACAACCTAGAACCTGATATCAAATCGACTCCTGGTGGTCTGCGCGATATCCATACTCTGAGTTGGGTGGCAAGAAGGCATTTTGGTGCGACTTCCCTGCTCGAAATGAGCCGCTATGGCTTCCTTACCGATGCGGAATATCGTGAACTGGTTGAGTGTCAAAATTACCTTTGGCGTGTTCGCTTTGCCCTTCATCTGCAACTAAGACGCTACGACAACCGACTCACCTTTGCGCATCAAGCCAATGTTGCTGAGAGTCTTGGTTTTGTCGGTGACGGCAATGTGCCAGTCGAAATGATGATGAAAGAGTTCTATCGTACCCTGCGCCGAGTCGCAGAGTTAAACAAGATGTTACTCAAACTCTTCAACCAAGCCATTATCAATAAAGGTAAACTCGAACCCGCACAAATTTTAAGTGACGATTTCCAACGACGAGGCAGCTTGATTGAGGCGCGAAAACCAGCCTTATTCCAAGCCAGACCTGAAACTATCTTAGATATGTTTATCCATATCGCGAACGACTCGAGTATTGAAGGCGTCAGCCCGGCAACACTCCGTCAACTCAGAACCGCCCGACGACGACTCAACAAGTTTTTGCATACCATCCCCGAAGCTCGAGAAAAGTTTATGCAGTTGGTTCGCCATCCCAATGCGCTGCATCGCACCTACCGCTTGATGCATAAGCTCGGAGTATTTTCTTCGTATCTGCCGCAATGGAGCCAAATCGTGGGTCAGATGCAGTTTGACCTGTTCCACGTCTATACCGTTGATGAACACAGCGTGCGTTTGTTGAATCATATCTATAGCTTTAGTTTGGAAGAGAACCACTCAAAGCATCCGATCTGCTGCGAGGTCTTCCCTAAGATGCAGAAGAAGGAACTGCTGATCCTAGCGGCGATATTCCATGATATCGGTAAAGGACGAGGGGGTGATCACTCTGAAATTGGTGCGGTAGAAGCCTATGATTTTTGTATTGAGCATGGGCTATCGAAGCCAGAGGCCAACCTCGTCTCTTGGCTGGTTCAAAACCACCTACTGATGTCTGTGACTGCTCAGCGCCGTGATATCTATGATCCCGACGTCATCGCCGAGTTCGCCAAAAAAGTGCGTGATGAAGAATATTTAGAGTTCTTAGTTTGCTTAACCGTTGCGGATATTTGCGCCACCAACCCTGAACTTTGGAACAGTTGGAAACGTACTCTACTGGCTGAACTGTTTTACTCGACGCAACGAGTCCTTAGACGTGGACTTGAAAACCCTGTCGATGTACGTGACCGTATTCGCCATAATCAACAGCTTTCATCCGCATTGCTGCGTAAACAAGGGTTTTCTGCCCGTGAAATTGAGGTGCTATGGCAGCGCTTCAAAGCCGACTATTTTTTACGTCACACTCATAAACAAATCGCTTGGCATTGCGAGCATATCTTAAATACCGACGCTCCCAACAAACCGCTAGTCTTGATGAGTAAAAATGCCACCCGTGGCGGGACAGAGGTGTTTGTTTACTCGCCGGACCAACCCGCGCTTTTTGCTAACGTGGTCTCTGAGCTAGACCGTCGTAACTTTAACGTCCATGACGCCCAGATTATGACGAGTAAAGATGGGTTTGTTCTCGATACCTTCATGGTGTTAGACCACAACGGTCAGGCGATTGCCGTCGATCGACACGAAGAGATTATTGAACAGTTAGTCCAGTTACTCGAACAAAATAAAGCCAGAAAAATCAGAGCCAGACGAGCGCCAAGAGTGCTTAAACATTTCAATGTTAAGACCAAAGTTGATTTCCTCCCCACAAAAGGCAAGAAACGTACGTTGATGGAACTGGTGGCTCTCGATGCACCGGGCTTGCTTGCTAAGGTCGGCACCACCTTTGCCGAGTTAGATATTCACTTACATGGTGCCAAAATCACTACGATTGGCGAACGAGCAGAAGATTTATTTATCCTAACAAGCCCAACCGGTGGTCGGTTAACTGAGCAAGAAGAGCTGGAATTAAAGCAAAAGCTACAAGATACCATCTCAGAACAAATTACTAGCTAA
- the pyrH gene encoding UMP kinase codes for MTTNPKPAYQRILLKLSGEALQGSEGFGIDPKVLDRMAQEVKELVELGVQVGVVIGGGNLFRGAGLAEAGMNRVVGDHMGMLATVMNGLAMRDALHRAYVNARVMSAIPLQGVCDDYNWADAIRELRQGRVVIFSAGTGNPFFTTDSAACLRGIEIEADLVLKATKVDGVFDADPVANPDAKLYDKLSYNSVLDQELKVMDLAAFTLARDHKMPIRVFNMNKPGALRRVVMGEAEGTLISEAE; via the coding sequence ATGACAACGAACCCTAAACCAGCATATCAGCGAATTCTATTAAAATTAAGTGGTGAAGCTCTACAAGGCTCGGAAGGCTTTGGTATTGATCCAAAAGTCCTAGATCGTATGGCTCAAGAGGTCAAAGAACTGGTTGAACTGGGTGTTCAGGTAGGGGTGGTTATCGGTGGTGGTAACTTGTTCCGTGGTGCAGGCCTAGCAGAAGCGGGTATGAACCGCGTAGTCGGTGACCACATGGGCATGCTTGCAACAGTAATGAATGGTCTAGCGATGCGTGATGCTCTGCACCGCGCATATGTCAATGCTCGTGTAATGTCAGCGATCCCACTGCAAGGTGTTTGTGATGATTACAACTGGGCGGACGCCATTCGTGAACTTCGCCAAGGTCGCGTGGTTATTTTCTCTGCAGGTACTGGCAACCCATTCTTTACAACAGATTCAGCGGCATGTTTACGTGGTATTGAAATTGAAGCAGATTTGGTTCTAAAAGCAACCAAAGTCGACGGTGTCTTCGACGCAGACCCTGTAGCAAACCCAGATGCTAAGTTATATGATAAGCTGTCATATAACAGTGTTCTTGACCAAGAATTGAAAGTGATGGATTTAGCCGCGTTTACTCTAGCTCGCGATCACAAAATGCCAATTCGCGTATTTAACATGAACAAACCAGGTGCATTGCGCCGTGTTGTGATGGGTGAGGCTGAAGGCACACTTATCAGCGAAGCAGAATAA
- a CDS encoding AbgT family transporter, whose protein sequence is MSSSATMKHNKPKKPLFTRFLDSVEYLGNLLPHPITLFAIFCLAILVMSGIAGYFDVAVADPRPEGAAGRAADGMIKVVSLLNAEGLQLIVTNLVKNFTGFAPLGTVLVAMLGVAIAEHSGMLSAAMRGLVMGASKRMVTVTVVFAGIISNTASELGYVVLIPLAAMLFHSLGRHPLAGLAAAFAGVSGGYSANLLIGTVDPLLSGITETAAQMIDPNYSVGPEVNWYFMFASTFFISFMGAFVTEKIVEPKLGKYNDEEASEDLSQDKMGSLTDIEKKGLKAAGIAVLIVSAVIASTVVPESGVLRTADGQIAGSPFLKSIVAFIFVFFAIPGFVYGKVTGTMNNDRDVIDAMSKSMSSMGMYIVLVFFAAQFVAFFKWTNFGQVFAVAGADFLQTIGLTGPALFFAFILMCGFINLMIGSASAQWAVTAPIFVPMLMLVGYAPETIQAAYRIGDSTTNIITPMMSYFGLILAVATRYMKNLGIGTLIATMLPYSLCFLVGWSVLFYLWVFLLGLPVGPGAATFYTP, encoded by the coding sequence ATGAGTTCGTCTGCCACTATGAAACACAACAAACCAAAGAAGCCGTTATTTACACGCTTCCTCGATTCTGTCGAGTATCTAGGTAACTTACTACCGCACCCAATTACACTTTTTGCTATCTTCTGTCTCGCTATCCTTGTGATGTCTGGTATTGCTGGTTACTTCGATGTTGCCGTCGCCGATCCTCGACCAGAAGGTGCTGCGGGTCGTGCCGCGGATGGAATGATAAAAGTGGTCAGCTTGCTGAATGCAGAAGGCTTACAGCTGATCGTGACCAATCTGGTTAAAAACTTCACCGGTTTTGCACCGCTAGGAACCGTGCTGGTTGCGATGCTAGGTGTCGCGATTGCTGAACACTCCGGTATGCTCTCTGCTGCAATGCGTGGTCTAGTGATGGGCGCATCAAAGCGCATGGTCACCGTTACCGTCGTTTTCGCAGGTATCATTTCTAACACCGCGTCTGAGCTTGGGTATGTGGTTCTTATTCCACTGGCAGCGATGCTGTTCCACTCTCTAGGGCGTCATCCGCTGGCGGGTTTAGCGGCTGCATTTGCTGGTGTGTCGGGTGGTTACTCGGCTAACTTATTGATTGGTACTGTCGATCCATTGTTGTCAGGTATTACTGAAACTGCGGCGCAGATGATCGATCCAAACTACTCAGTCGGTCCAGAAGTAAACTGGTACTTCATGTTTGCATCGACGTTCTTTATCTCTTTTATGGGTGCATTTGTCACTGAGAAGATCGTTGAGCCAAAACTAGGCAAGTATAACGATGAAGAAGCGTCAGAAGACCTCTCTCAAGATAAAATGGGTTCACTCACAGATATTGAGAAAAAAGGTCTAAAAGCGGCAGGTATTGCAGTACTGATTGTGAGTGCCGTGATTGCCTCTACGGTTGTGCCAGAAAGTGGTGTGCTTCGTACCGCTGATGGTCAGATTGCAGGTTCTCCATTCCTTAAGAGTATTGTTGCATTTATCTTTGTATTCTTTGCCATTCCCGGTTTTGTGTACGGTAAAGTAACAGGCACAATGAACAACGACCGTGATGTTATCGACGCCATGTCTAAGTCGATGTCATCAATGGGGATGTACATTGTATTGGTATTCTTCGCGGCTCAGTTTGTGGCTTTCTTTAAGTGGACTAACTTTGGTCAGGTGTTTGCGGTTGCAGGCGCGGACTTCCTGCAGACTATCGGTCTGACGGGTCCTGCACTGTTCTTTGCATTCATCTTGATGTGTGGTTTTATCAACTTAATGATTGGTTCTGCATCAGCGCAGTGGGCAGTGACCGCACCAATCTTTGTACCTATGCTGATGTTGGTGGGTTATGCGCCAGAAACGATTCAGGCGGCTTACCGTATCGGTGACTCAACGACAAATATCATCACGCCAATGATGAGCTACTTCGGCTTGATCTTGGCGGTTGCCACTCGTTATATGAAGAACCTAGGTATTGGTACGCTTATCGCGACGATGTTGCCGTATTCACTCTGCTTCCTAGTGGGTTGGAGTGTGCTGTTCTACCTCTGGGTATTCCTACTTGGTTTGCCTGTTGGTCCGGGCGCAGCGACGTTCTATACGCCATAA